A genomic segment from Novipirellula artificiosorum encodes:
- a CDS encoding O-fucosyltransferase family protein: MIVVAREYGQLGNRLWLYAHAIAAAEEYGVSVANPCFNEYANLFPRTARDPWCRYPLATEFDQESPIVSSRHRALLSQSTYLAAKSMYLARFRRFPAHVLRLRNDQSLDMTSPAFEKMAKSNRHTMLLGWLFRCQSFLEKHATKIRDHFQLHESDQIAIDRFLSPIQSEADLVVGVHIRHGDYATFLGGRYFFPVSDYVAAMHEIQQQLAPRRVAFMVCSNAEHDAGDFHGLNVHFGPGHLLHDMYAFAKTDLIIGPPSTYTGWAAFYGNVPRKELDRDRGPIDLKTLQSTILGRPAA; this comes from the coding sequence ATGATTGTCGTCGCTCGAGAATACGGACAATTGGGCAACCGATTGTGGCTTTATGCACACGCCATCGCCGCCGCGGAGGAATACGGCGTTTCCGTAGCAAATCCCTGTTTCAACGAATACGCGAATCTGTTTCCTCGCACAGCCCGCGATCCATGGTGCCGGTATCCGCTGGCAACGGAGTTCGATCAAGAAAGTCCAATCGTCTCGTCACGTCATCGCGCACTGCTGAGCCAAAGCACCTATCTCGCTGCAAAGTCCATGTACCTCGCCCGGTTCCGACGTTTCCCAGCACACGTCCTGCGCCTCAGGAACGACCAATCACTTGACATGACAAGCCCGGCATTTGAAAAGATGGCAAAGAGCAACCGTCACACGATGCTGCTCGGGTGGCTTTTTCGATGCCAGTCGTTTCTCGAAAAACATGCGACAAAAATCCGCGACCACTTTCAACTTCACGAGTCCGACCAGATCGCAATTGACCGCTTCCTCAGCCCGATCCAGAGCGAAGCAGATTTGGTGGTGGGGGTACACATTCGCCATGGAGACTACGCAACGTTTTTGGGAGGCCGCTACTTCTTTCCCGTCAGCGATTATGTTGCCGCCATGCACGAGATCCAACAACAACTCGCCCCGCGCCGCGTCGCGTTCATGGTCTGCAGCAACGCGGAGCATGATGCTGGCGATTTCCATGGTTTGAATGTCCATTTCGGCCCCGGCCACCTACTGCACGACATGTACGCCTTCGCGAAGACCGACCTGATCATCGGCCCTCCGAGCACCTACACCGGATGGGCCGCGTTCTACGGAAACGTACCTAGAAAAGAGCTCGATCGCGATCGCGGTCCCATCGACTTGAAGACCCTCCAATCGACAATCCTGGGGCGGCCTGCAGCGTGA
- a CDS encoding prepilin peptidase yields the protein MPLRLAILMLVGIIAGAVANYVIYTWCWYPRPIDPWAPADLKAPPRRASDRIPIIGWFSLARESSIHGRGFWVRPVLIELSLAVALPALYWYETQAGGLLPISQLAAAQVPAVLTAFEPRGTQIFLGHAVLLVLMVAATFIDFDEQTIPDEITIPGTLFALLIASISYWQFMPMSWPVAGVPETFKPTTFEMPWWPSMAKWWTSTGLLTGLAIWSGWCFALADRRLILRRGLAKAVEFFCAGLVRHSTWKVLFAIWLTGMLAISVVFKIGGAHWHGLFSALVGLAVGGGVIWAIRIIASSAMGVEAMGFGDVTLMAMIGAFVGWQAAVIAFFLSPFAAIVIVLIQYVITREPRVPFGPYLCAGTLMTVLGWNAVMNQWFLPNLLFLGNFILWLCLAMLGLMGVLLFIWRHIKQAIFSPH from the coding sequence ATGCCTCTGCGACTAGCGATCCTCATGCTCGTTGGGATCATCGCTGGGGCCGTCGCCAACTATGTGATCTACACATGGTGTTGGTACCCCCGACCGATTGATCCCTGGGCGCCTGCGGACCTCAAAGCACCCCCGCGTCGCGCCAGCGACCGGATTCCGATCATCGGTTGGTTTTCTCTCGCTCGCGAATCGTCGATCCATGGACGCGGCTTTTGGGTTCGTCCCGTGCTTATCGAACTAAGCTTAGCGGTCGCCTTGCCGGCACTCTACTGGTACGAGACACAAGCGGGTGGGCTGCTGCCCATTTCACAACTCGCTGCCGCGCAGGTCCCCGCGGTGTTGACCGCGTTTGAGCCACGGGGAACGCAGATTTTTTTGGGTCACGCCGTACTCTTGGTCTTGATGGTCGCTGCAACCTTCATTGACTTTGACGAACAGACCATCCCCGATGAAATTACCATTCCGGGGACGCTCTTTGCTTTGCTGATTGCATCGATTTCCTATTGGCAATTTATGCCAATGTCGTGGCCAGTCGCCGGAGTTCCCGAAACATTCAAGCCCACCACCTTCGAAATGCCTTGGTGGCCATCGATGGCGAAGTGGTGGACCAGCACAGGGCTACTAACAGGATTGGCGATTTGGAGCGGGTGGTGCTTTGCCCTGGCCGACCGACGATTGATTCTTCGCCGTGGTTTGGCCAAAGCAGTGGAGTTCTTTTGCGCTGGCCTGGTTCGCCATTCGACTTGGAAGGTTTTGTTTGCCATTTGGCTCACGGGTATGTTGGCCATCAGTGTGGTTTTCAAAATCGGCGGTGCTCATTGGCATGGATTGTTTTCGGCCTTGGTCGGTTTGGCGGTCGGAGGCGGCGTGATTTGGGCGATTCGAATCATTGCGTCGAGTGCGATGGGCGTCGAGGCGATGGGGTTTGGCGATGTCACCTTGATGGCCATGATCGGCGCGTTTGTCGGTTGGCAAGCGGCGGTCATCGCGTTCTTTCTATCACCCTTCGCCGCGATCGTCATCGTGCTCATCCAATACGTGATCACCCGAGAACCGCGAGTGCCGTTTGGTCCCTATCTGTGTGCTGGCACGCTCATGACGGTTCTCGGTTGGAATGCGGTCATGAATCAGTGGTTCTTGCCGAACCTGCTGTTTCTCGGCAATTTCATTCTCTGGCTCTGCTTGGCGATGCTGGGCTTGATGGGAGTGTTGCTATTCATTTGGCGTCACATCAAACAAGCAATTTTCTCGCCACATTAA
- a CDS encoding lysophospholipid acyltransferase family protein, translated as MTIMKKFAAWALGCLIGLMITVLRKTCRYYYHDDPREELDARGIGHVYAALHAHQIAGSMACERGTVAMVSRSTDGEIVDPLLRFCGHLPVRGSSGGASKGGTTALNQMIRLVNEGRVATIAVDGPQGPRGRVSGGIALLGNKTRAAVLPAVIIPQRRWIMTSTWDRLQVPKPFSRIDAYFGKPLRTEPGETLEAFTLRIENELHRLEKRVDGGEAKHLVSRNPEKKETRHAA; from the coding sequence ATGACAATCATGAAAAAGTTCGCTGCCTGGGCACTCGGATGCTTGATCGGGTTGATGATCACCGTGCTGCGCAAAACCTGCCGGTATTATTATCACGACGACCCTCGCGAGGAGCTTGATGCTCGCGGAATCGGTCACGTCTACGCCGCCCTCCATGCTCACCAGATCGCCGGATCGATGGCCTGTGAACGCGGCACCGTTGCCATGGTCTCGCGTAGCACCGATGGTGAAATCGTTGACCCGCTGCTGCGGTTTTGCGGCCATTTGCCCGTTCGCGGCAGCAGTGGTGGGGCGAGCAAGGGAGGCACGACGGCGCTAAACCAAATGATCCGATTGGTCAATGAGGGCCGAGTGGCAACGATCGCCGTGGATGGGCCACAGGGCCCACGAGGCCGGGTGTCGGGAGGCATTGCGCTACTAGGCAATAAGACGCGAGCGGCAGTCCTGCCCGCCGTCATCATTCCCCAACGCCGCTGGATCATGACATCGACTTGGGATCGCTTGCAGGTTCCAAAACCATTTTCGCGAATTGATGCCTATTTTGGCAAACCGCTACGTACCGAACCAGGCGAGACACTCGAAGCCTTTACGCTGCGTATCGAGAACGAACTGCATCGGCTAGAAAAGAGGGTGGACGGTGGCGAAGCGAAACACTTGGTCAGTCGAAATCCCGAGAAAAAAGAGACGCGTCATGCGGCCTAG
- a CDS encoding DUF1553 domain-containing protein, whose protein sequence is MDSHSWNRMRWPFGGILLLSALGWGDSALADVSAPQIDFAQQIQPILAKRCFSCHGPDLAEGGVSFAEFESAMSAADSGDHAIVAGDVESSMLIARLTTDDPYERMPPWQDPVPEEEIELLSSWIEQGARWSKHWSFEPMREVSPPQVDDAAWNKNPIDAFVYDSLHRSGLKPNPSANRQTLIRRASYDLTGLPPAPADVDAFASDPDPGAFAKLVDRLLQSPHYGERWGRHWLDLVHYAETNSFERDNPKPNAWKYRDYVIQSFNEDKPYDRFVKEQIAGDELDHVTNETLTATGYYRLGIWDDEPADPMQARYDELDDLITTTGQTFLGLTVNCARCHDHKIDPIPQTDYYSMLAFFEDVTRYGTRGDQTSNHQIDVSSEQLNEAYHANDELQRQIESQMQAFEQAGILKMAAADQRATEGSPRERKKVLDAKLKHHLSQQQLSQYTSLRKQLDQARADAKALPPRESVMGLARYTAKPTKTFVLFRGNPHSPAEEVQPSFPDIFEADEPRLSEPPDGVGDNGRRTDAYGNASWGRRRVLAEWMTSPDNRLTARVMANRIWQFHFGRGIVRSSNNFGQLGTPPTHPELLDWLAQEFVRRDWGIKSMHRLIMNSRAYQMSSRSRSDGLEVDPGNDLFWRFDSRRLSAEEVRDSILAVNGSLNPAVYGPSFYEALSAEVLAGQSVPGKGWGDSSSAERNRRSVYIHVKRSLLTPILSVFDFPDPDQTCEARFMTLQPGQALSLLNSDFVHVQAKRLAKSIEAAGLSNEEVVRRTIRIVFARDATDAELVEGKELIESLQANDRIDRDRAVELFALTVMNWNEFLFVD, encoded by the coding sequence ATGGACTCTCATAGTTGGAACCGGATGCGATGGCCTTTTGGGGGGATCCTTTTGCTATCGGCATTGGGGTGGGGGGATTCGGCGCTTGCCGATGTATCGGCGCCGCAAATCGATTTTGCTCAGCAGATCCAACCCATCCTGGCAAAGCGTTGCTTTTCATGCCACGGTCCTGACTTGGCCGAAGGTGGCGTTTCGTTTGCCGAGTTTGAGTCCGCCATGTCGGCAGCCGATTCGGGGGACCATGCCATCGTCGCTGGGGATGTCGAATCCAGTATGCTGATCGCACGGCTCACCACGGACGATCCCTACGAACGAATGCCGCCGTGGCAAGATCCGGTTCCTGAGGAAGAGATCGAGCTCCTTTCATCGTGGATCGAACAGGGAGCACGGTGGAGCAAACATTGGTCGTTTGAGCCGATGAGGGAGGTTTCGCCGCCGCAGGTCGATGACGCTGCATGGAACAAGAATCCCATTGACGCGTTCGTGTACGATTCGCTTCACCGCTCTGGCTTGAAACCCAACCCTTCTGCAAATCGCCAGACGCTGATTCGAAGAGCCTCTTACGATTTGACCGGATTGCCACCCGCACCCGCCGACGTGGACGCCTTTGCTAGCGATCCCGATCCGGGTGCATTTGCCAAACTGGTCGATCGACTGTTGCAGTCCCCCCACTACGGGGAACGATGGGGACGGCATTGGTTGGACTTGGTGCATTACGCCGAGACGAACTCCTTTGAGCGAGACAACCCAAAACCGAACGCATGGAAGTACCGCGACTATGTGATCCAATCGTTTAACGAGGACAAGCCATACGACCGTTTCGTCAAAGAACAAATTGCTGGCGATGAACTGGATCACGTCACCAACGAAACACTGACGGCGACCGGTTACTACCGGCTTGGGATTTGGGACGACGAACCGGCCGATCCGATGCAAGCTCGTTATGACGAGTTGGATGACTTGATCACGACGACCGGCCAGACTTTTCTAGGGCTGACGGTCAATTGCGCTCGCTGTCACGACCACAAAATCGATCCGATCCCGCAGACGGATTACTACAGCATGTTGGCGTTCTTCGAGGACGTGACACGTTACGGGACGCGAGGGGACCAAACGTCGAACCACCAAATTGACGTTTCGTCGGAGCAACTCAATGAAGCCTACCATGCCAACGACGAACTGCAGCGTCAGATCGAATCTCAGATGCAAGCGTTCGAGCAGGCGGGCATCCTCAAAATGGCTGCAGCGGACCAACGGGCTACCGAAGGGTCACCGCGTGAGCGAAAAAAGGTTCTCGATGCCAAGCTGAAGCATCATTTGTCGCAGCAGCAGTTGTCGCAATACACCTCGCTAAGGAAGCAGTTGGATCAAGCCAGGGCCGATGCAAAGGCATTGCCGCCGCGAGAATCGGTCATGGGCTTGGCTCGCTATACCGCCAAGCCGACCAAGACCTTCGTCCTGTTTCGCGGCAACCCGCATTCGCCCGCCGAGGAGGTCCAGCCGTCGTTTCCAGATATCTTTGAGGCGGACGAGCCTCGCTTGTCCGAGCCGCCAGACGGTGTTGGGGACAACGGTCGTCGCACCGATGCCTATGGCAACGCATCGTGGGGGCGTCGCCGGGTCCTGGCGGAATGGATGACGTCGCCTGACAATCGGCTAACGGCTCGCGTGATGGCCAATCGGATCTGGCAATTCCATTTTGGTCGCGGTATCGTTCGCAGCAGCAACAACTTTGGTCAACTCGGCACCCCACCGACACACCCTGAACTGCTCGATTGGCTCGCTCAAGAATTTGTTCGTCGCGATTGGGGAATCAAATCGATGCATCGACTGATAATGAACAGCCGTGCGTATCAAATGTCATCGAGATCGCGAAGCGATGGCTTGGAAGTTGATCCTGGCAATGATCTGTTCTGGCGGTTTGATTCACGGCGATTGAGTGCCGAGGAGGTTCGCGATTCAATCCTGGCGGTCAACGGATCACTCAATCCTGCGGTTTACGGCCCCAGTTTCTATGAAGCCTTGTCGGCCGAGGTGCTGGCCGGGCAATCGGTACCCGGTAAAGGATGGGGGGATTCGTCGTCGGCTGAGCGGAACCGACGGAGTGTCTACATTCATGTCAAACGATCCCTCTTGACGCCAATTTTGAGTGTGTTCGATTTTCCGGATCCGGATCAAACGTGTGAGGCTCGGTTCATGACGCTGCAACCGGGCCAAGCGTTGTCGCTGCTCAACAGCGACTTTGTTCATGTGCAAGCCAAGCGACTCGCCAAGTCGATCGAGGCGGCGGGTTTGAGTAACGAAGAGGTCGTGCGGCGTACGATCCGCATCGTGTTTGCACGCGATGCGACCGATGCCGAGCTCGTTGAGGGAAAGGAACTGATCGAGTCCCTGCAAGCCAACGATCGAATCGATCGAGATCGCGCGGTCGAGCTGTTTGCTTTGACGGTAATGAACTGGAACGAATTTCTGTTTGTGGATTGA
- a CDS encoding DUF1501 domain-containing protein, with protein MTKQNNFCGRTRREFLWQTGAGFGATALASMLSADRFFESTAATEATFVNPLAAKPPHFAPKAKSVIFLFMYGGPSHIDTFDYKPSMIGMDGKTVEVKTFGRGGHKSGGRIVEPRWKFQQHGQCGKYVSTLFPHLAKHVDDIAFLHSMTADSPIHGSAMLMMNSGKILSGNPAMGSWLTYGLGTENENLPGFVVMLDPSGGPISGAKNWSSGYMPATYQGNVFRSEGAPILDLAPPSDLPSGVQRQLIDSIQQANTRHLEDRPGNDDLSSRIASYELAYKMQSTAPEAVDLESEDARTLQSYGVHDPLTRDFGKRCLIARRLVERGVRFIQLYSGGSHNDANWDAHGDLEANHNRHAGETDQPIAALLADLKNRGMLDETLVVWGGEFGRQPTAEYAQGTGRDHNAFGFTMWMAGGGIKGGISHGTTDELGSKAAENPLEVKNLHATILHQMGLDPNRLSYFYGGLNQKLVGVEAVEPIHEIIA; from the coding sequence ATGACGAAACAAAACAACTTCTGTGGCCGAACGCGACGCGAGTTCCTTTGGCAAACCGGGGCGGGTTTCGGTGCCACCGCATTGGCGTCGATGCTGTCCGCGGACCGGTTTTTTGAGTCCACTGCGGCCACGGAAGCGACCTTCGTCAACCCCTTGGCCGCCAAGCCGCCGCATTTTGCTCCCAAGGCGAAATCGGTGATCTTTCTGTTCATGTATGGGGGGCCAAGTCACATTGATACCTTCGACTACAAACCCAGCATGATCGGCATGGACGGAAAAACGGTCGAGGTGAAAACGTTTGGTCGCGGAGGGCACAAATCAGGTGGCCGGATCGTTGAACCTCGATGGAAGTTCCAGCAACACGGGCAATGCGGTAAATACGTCAGCACGTTGTTTCCGCATCTCGCTAAACACGTCGATGACATTGCGTTTTTGCATTCCATGACGGCTGATTCGCCAATCCATGGCTCGGCAATGTTGATGATGAATAGCGGCAAAATTTTGTCGGGCAATCCGGCGATGGGATCTTGGTTGACCTACGGTCTCGGAACCGAGAACGAGAATCTACCTGGCTTTGTCGTCATGCTTGACCCAAGCGGTGGCCCGATCAGCGGCGCAAAGAATTGGAGCAGCGGCTACATGCCGGCCACTTATCAAGGCAACGTGTTTCGCAGCGAGGGAGCACCGATCCTGGACCTGGCTCCACCGAGTGACCTGCCTAGCGGTGTCCAACGTCAATTGATCGATTCGATTCAACAGGCCAACACTCGGCATCTAGAGGATCGGCCCGGAAATGATGATTTGTCATCACGTATCGCCAGCTACGAATTGGCTTACAAAATGCAATCGACTGCCCCGGAAGCGGTTGATCTTGAATCCGAAGATGCCCGGACACTGCAAAGTTATGGTGTCCACGATCCGTTGACACGCGATTTTGGCAAACGATGCTTGATTGCTCGCCGATTGGTCGAACGAGGGGTTCGGTTTATCCAATTGTATAGTGGTGGATCGCACAACGATGCGAATTGGGATGCTCATGGTGACTTGGAAGCGAACCATAACCGACACGCCGGCGAGACCGATCAACCGATTGCAGCCCTGCTAGCCGACCTGAAGAACCGCGGGATGCTGGACGAAACATTGGTGGTCTGGGGCGGCGAGTTTGGTCGCCAACCGACCGCGGAATACGCTCAGGGAACCGGCCGCGACCACAATGCGTTTGGCTTCACCATGTGGATGGCTGGCGGTGGGATCAAGGGGGGCATCAGCCACGGGACCACCGATGAACTGGGGTCGAAGGCGGCGGAGAATCCGCTGGAAGTCAAGAATCTACACGCCACAATCTTGCATCAAATGGGATTGGACCCCAATCGGTTGTCTTATTTTTACGGCGGCTTGAACCAAAAACTCGTGGGGGTCGAAGCGGTCGAACCGATTCACGAGATCATCGCCTAG
- a CDS encoding sulfite exporter TauE/SafE family protein, with protein sequence MLSSLSMLDMVYLVIGALGIGFSKSGFPGVSMLHVIVFALVFGTKESTGVLLPMLVIGDFCAIKFFGRKADWSHVRKLLPPTLLGIVMGWLLMGRLNEDAFRLLVGTIIMVLTGIQVLRLWRPESFDGVPHTPWFAIVLGLLAGMTTMLANAAGPVVALYLVAVNMPKWELIGSSAWLFLVLNLIKLPLSFNLGLIHLESLVVDAMFAPAIPIGMLAGRWLVSRVPQRWFNSILLAFTAIAAARLLGWI encoded by the coding sequence ATGCTCAGCAGCCTTTCCATGCTTGACATGGTTTACCTCGTCATCGGCGCCCTGGGGATCGGATTCAGCAAGTCCGGATTTCCAGGCGTCAGCATGTTGCATGTGATCGTGTTTGCATTGGTTTTCGGTACAAAAGAATCCACCGGTGTTTTATTGCCAATGCTTGTCATCGGCGATTTCTGCGCGATCAAGTTTTTTGGTCGCAAGGCGGATTGGAGCCATGTGCGCAAATTGTTGCCGCCGACCTTGCTGGGAATCGTGATGGGTTGGCTGTTGATGGGGCGTTTAAACGAAGACGCGTTCCGTTTACTCGTGGGCACCATCATCATGGTGTTGACGGGGATTCAGGTGCTGCGGCTATGGCGTCCCGAATCGTTTGATGGGGTGCCGCACACGCCATGGTTTGCAATTGTATTGGGACTGCTTGCCGGAATGACCACGATGTTAGCCAACGCTGCCGGACCGGTGGTGGCCTTGTATTTGGTGGCCGTCAACATGCCCAAATGGGAATTGATCGGCAGCAGCGCCTGGTTGTTCTTGGTCCTGAACCTGATCAAATTGCCGCTCAGCTTTAACCTCGGATTGATTCACCTCGAATCCTTGGTGGTCGACGCGATGTTTGCTCCCGCCATCCCGATCGGCATGTTGGCGGGTCGTTGGTTGGTCAGCCGCGTGCCGCAACGCTGGTTCAACAGCATCTTGTTGGCATTCACGGCGATTGCCGCAGCACGGTTACTGGGTTGGATCTAG
- a CDS encoding sugar phosphate isomerase family, which yields MSSKADVTKKVSAIAPAWWDYTTLEQALIEEAAALSIAEIQSLSRPGFQVVIYDTLEDFYLAEALEYVDAWRQSTDDNPVGICGPIGPTEQLPLVARLINTLDIDVRSGHFWGMDEWVIDGKEVSPSHPLSFEKCDREALFDRLDSRLRMPNANLHFPRADTGVYRASWEDGVRCAVMQGGQGDVKHWAFNDPLRREGQWADAPPTPQQYRQLGTRVVELHPLTIAQNARTSGGGNISLVPTSAVTVGPLETWKAEKVSIWHAGTHDNPFGQRLTAFMISKGIANSAVPMSLLADHPNVQFNYYRAGIGTCSIEMH from the coding sequence ATGTCAAGCAAGGCCGACGTTACAAAGAAAGTGAGTGCGATTGCACCCGCTTGGTGGGACTACACCACTTTGGAGCAAGCGTTGATCGAGGAAGCGGCGGCGTTGTCGATTGCAGAGATTCAATCGCTCTCGCGACCCGGCTTCCAAGTCGTGATCTACGATACGCTCGAAGACTTTTATCTTGCCGAAGCGCTCGAATACGTTGATGCGTGGCGGCAATCGACCGACGACAACCCCGTCGGCATTTGCGGACCGATCGGGCCAACGGAACAATTGCCGCTGGTGGCTCGCTTGATCAACACGCTCGACATCGATGTGCGAAGCGGGCACTTTTGGGGAATGGACGAATGGGTGATCGACGGCAAGGAAGTCTCGCCATCCCATCCGTTGTCGTTCGAGAAATGCGACCGTGAAGCGTTGTTTGATCGTCTCGATTCAAGGCTGCGGATGCCAAATGCGAACTTGCATTTCCCCAGAGCGGACACCGGAGTGTATCGAGCCAGTTGGGAGGACGGTGTCCGGTGTGCCGTGATGCAGGGCGGACAGGGTGACGTCAAGCATTGGGCGTTTAACGATCCGCTGCGGCGCGAAGGCCAGTGGGCGGACGCACCGCCAACACCTCAGCAGTATCGTCAATTGGGAACACGTGTGGTTGAGTTGCACCCGTTAACGATTGCTCAAAACGCGCGAACCAGCGGTGGTGGGAACATTTCGTTGGTGCCAACCTCGGCCGTAACCGTCGGACCACTGGAAACGTGGAAAGCCGAGAAGGTTTCCATCTGGCATGCCGGCACCCACGACAACCCCTTCGGCCAACGATTGACGGCGTTCATGATCTCAAAAGGCATCGCCAACTCGGCGGTTCCGATGTCGTTGCTTGCCGATCATCCCAACGTGCAATTCAATTATTACCGCGCCGGCATCGGCACTTGCTCGATCGAAATGCATTGA
- a CDS encoding 3-keto-disaccharide hydrolase, translated as MNRLLLSAILATSFCLLSLATSTHAEEPTVGKWVSLFNGKDLEGWTPKIRNHELGDNFANTFRVEDGLLKVRYDGYEAFDQTFGHLFYNQPFSNYRFRVEHRFVGDQCKGGPGWATRNSGVMIHGEDPKTMAVDQDFPVSIEVQLLGGNGKDKRTTANLCTPGTNVVMNGDLFMPHCTSSTSETYHGEQWVTVEIEVHGNRLIKHIIDGKTVLQYGQPQLDERDGHAKELAEKQGTVQLSGGSISLQSESHPIDFRKVEIMILEDE; from the coding sequence ATGAACCGACTGCTTCTGTCTGCAATCCTTGCCACCTCGTTCTGTCTCTTGAGCCTTGCGACCTCGACCCACGCAGAGGAACCGACGGTTGGGAAATGGGTTTCGCTTTTCAACGGCAAGGATCTTGAGGGTTGGACCCCTAAGATCCGCAACCATGAACTTGGTGATAATTTTGCCAATACCTTCCGCGTCGAAGACGGGTTATTGAAGGTTCGCTACGATGGCTACGAGGCGTTTGACCAAACGTTCGGCCATCTGTTCTACAACCAACCCTTTTCGAATTATCGTTTTCGCGTGGAGCACCGCTTTGTGGGCGACCAGTGCAAAGGGGGGCCGGGTTGGGCCACTCGTAACAGTGGCGTGATGATTCATGGTGAAGACCCAAAGACAATGGCAGTGGATCAAGATTTTCCGGTGTCGATCGAAGTTCAACTGCTTGGCGGGAATGGCAAGGACAAGCGAACCACCGCGAACCTTTGCACCCCGGGCACCAATGTGGTCATGAACGGCGACTTGTTTATGCCACACTGCACCAGTTCGACGTCGGAAACGTACCATGGCGAGCAATGGGTCACGGTCGAAATCGAAGTGCATGGCAACCGTTTGATCAAGCACATCATCGACGGAAAAACCGTACTCCAATACGGCCAACCCCAACTCGATGAACGCGACGGTCATGCCAAAGAATTGGCGGAAAAGCAAGGCACCGTCCAGCTCTCGGGCGGTTCGATCTCGCTGCAATCAGAAAGCCATCCGATCGACTTTCGAAAGGTTGAAATCATGATCCTGGAAGACGAGTAA